The nucleotide sequence GGGCCAACCCGGCCAACTATGTACATTGATTCTTCAAGGAAACAGATTTCAATTTGCACGGTGTCGGTTTTAAAGAAGGGTTCAGAATGGAACCACAGTTAGTTCTTGATTTTGGAGATTCTATATGTGCGTGCTGGGGTGCTAGATAGTTTTTCATTCGAAATGTAAGGTTGCAATAGAAAATTATACGAAATAAACTCAAGCTTTCTATTCCTCGAAGACTTGACGTTTCAAAACAATCTTCCTAGAAGAAAACTCAACAGAAATTCAAAGTACTAAGACTTACGTACtaataaatgtaggtacgtacctGATAGAATATTagtatactcgtatctacattTTGAGTAGTTCCTATTTTGATGAACATGCGGATTAAGCAAATTTGAGAATGCATGTGGGTCTATTTTCATGAATTAACTTCAGAGCACGATTTCCGTGATTAATTCCTCTATAAATTTGTTCTGGTTCCAAAGATTTTCCAATTAGATCCCAGTCCTACATACGTTCAAACAAAAGAGAATGAATGGgagaaaaatatgtttcaataATTCGCCTAATTTTTTTAAGTAGGATCATATGCACAATATGTAAAAATGTACGTCTACAATGCCTACATATTTGAGTATTTGAGGTGATTAAACAACTAATTTGTACCTATCGCATGCAAAACAGATacctattcattaaaaaattcgtgATAGAAAATTACAGAAGGTGGAAAGAATGAgaggtaaaaattgaaagttatagaaataatttttttaaatcgcatCCGTACGTGttgctcaactttgaacttgatgaacaaaaatttgccaCTACGCTACGAttgaaattcattgaaaaattcttaccaATTTGAACGAGATTTTCTTCTACGTTTTCGTAATGATGGACTATGAATTTCGTTTCATGGTAAAACCTACAATTACCCACGCCTTCTTTATAACTACATTTTTCCTTCCAGGTGTAGGCACATCTCACACATCTGTTCTCTTTTCGTATCGTCGACGTCGACTTCTTTTAGTAGCTTTCGTTTTTCAGCTGTGATCGAAATTATGTCAACGGCGTTTGCATCGTGTTCGTAAGATTTTCCATcgataaaaaagaattttaaacgGCAAAagtgtacttacctattattcGCAATACATTTGTAATCGGCGAACGTTTTCTAGAACAAGTTATCCTTTTGAAGTATATTTTCGTCGAATGACGATACTCTACGATACCTCGCGCATAttaattatacatattttttttcctttatagTTTTCAATCGTATGTACACGGCTTATTTTAATTAGTCCTGTCGCTAGATTTATCTAGCTGACATACTAAAGAAAATGTAAGAAACTTTTTCCAAGGCTTGCTTGCATTTTACAAATATGGAATCGTGTAGTAGCTTTTGCTTTCGTCTTAGCCTGCTATGTATTTGAAATTACGATACGAGAGTCGCTCCAAAATGAAGGGAATAGTCTCGTTCGGAAGCTGAGCGTGTATTCTATAATTGGTGTTGATTAGAAGATGCAATTTTCGAAATGTATTTGTACTTGTTTGTTTACTCCAGCTGACTGGCTATCTTCTCTTTAATCAAATATGACCCATTTAATGTGGAAATCGTTTTTGATACTTGAGCTACGTACTTATTTATTGTACTTTTGTATAgacgtttcaaaaaaagtaaccattTTTGATGGTGAAGTTTAGATTAACGTATTCGGAATTCTTTCATGTggtatattattttattggCGCCAATCCGCCAAATACTTCGGTTAATAGGATTTAAAAGTGCGTTTTACCGACGCGATAAAAATGACTATTTTATATCATCTGTTTCAGATTTGATTTAAATACGTAAGTGCAAGATACGATACAGGACGTTTGAAATAAATAGGTCGGataaacaaactttttttcatgtccCCATTCGTACATTCAATCAAATTACGGCTCGGTTTATTacatttttctgtttgtttgaTAAAGTCGAGTTCTAATTTATCATGCTTTTGGAATGTTAAATACATGATTGTTATTTCATCGAAGAATACGAGAAGTTGCGAAATTTCTAGCTGTTTATGATTTAAATTCCATGCCTAATCCGACTGATCACAACTGACGAGTCATTAATCTAGGCATTATTCGAGGAAACTTCTAACAAAACGTTGCTTTTCTGAATTGTGtcgagtaggtaataggtatgtgatgtaggtaggtatatgtaactTTGTTTTCGCGATTAATATTTGCGTTGGAGATAAATCACGATTAATAGGTATGATGTCATCGACTGATCTGTCGTGATGTACGATATCAGTGTCTGTGCCATGATAAAACGTCTCCTCGATAGTATGTAAATGGTTCGTGTTGTGAGaaagacaaaaattgaatattttgttgatCGCCGTAATTCAGCATTCTTATCTTACTGTGGAAACGTGAGGTCATAAATAATGATGaatattgaataggtacctatacttgaaGCAATATCGTTCAGATTTGCACAATGTTTCCTCAAGTCCGTATGATTTATAGTTTGGCAACTGAAATCTCTCGTAGCCcatttttgtttcattgttCTAAATAAATTGCACAGACTGtggtcaaatcaaatttttgtgaattttagacttcaggtatgtacatacatatgcaCAGTATAATAGATTTTGAGTTGATGTTGAATTTAATACTCCTTCCGAAATTCCGGAACTTCAatagatgtgaaaaaaatatagattggTGGTACTAAACCTAATGATTAATGAACATAAGCGTAAAGGCCCTAAGATCTAAAGATCTAAAAGTCTATTGTAGAAAACCTGAAACCCGAAACCCCTTATAAACTTGACCTCACTCAGCCTAAAGATTCGAAAAGTCTATGCGCTCATCCTGAGCACATCGTTAACGACCAGCAATTCCAGATCGGAAAAACCGTACTTTGTGGTGTAATTTAGAGGGCAGTCCAATTTCGTCATTTCCTCCTTGtatcaaaattgaaggtgctgctccaatttttaaaaaatttgtcatcatttctttgaatttttaaataggtaggcaTATTAGCTAAATTACTGAATATTGAAGTTACACCTTAAATCTCGCAGAGTCGCGAATTGGCTTGAAGTGTTTTATACCTAAACCTAATACTTACACATGAGATTTTTCTTCCCTGAACACTGAAATCAATATCCCACCACAGCTGAAGTTCTTTAGATTAGAAAACAAAACGAGTGTTCTGCTACCATGAAGCATTGAAAATCTGGTCCATtctatgtacattacatacgtaAACAAAATATAATGAATCGAGGAATTCATCAGCTATGCGAGTCGAATATTGGTGAATTATTGTGCtaacatgaaaatgaaacatataTAATATACTTGATTACTCTGCAAACGTAcggtacctagttttttttatcGGACTTTTTAGCGTTCAAAATAACTACCTAACGAAGTACcttgtaccttacctacctacagataAAACTTATTCcaagtgttttttcaaatttttataccaaCATTAACAAAGTTATGTAGTTCTacgaaaacttgaaattttacgtcatgaattttataaatttctaaGAATAAGAAATCGTTTTATGCTCACTCTACCTATCTAATGTAAAAGGTATATAACTAACTACCTAAGTACGGTACTTGTACGTATGTTGGTATGAATCATCTTCAATTGTTGCTTAGAAATGAACGCGAATTAAAGAGTTGTATGGCGAGACTCTCTTCAATCGTTTAATTTCACACCTCATGTTACATACTGTGACGATTTCGTAACATGATTATATGCATAAAATAACGTAGATACAGATAATTTTAcgcattaaaatttaaaaccaaaCCTCCATGCAGTCTGCATGACATTTTATCATCAATTTTGGTCTTGTACCAGTACCAGACATTCGATAaaatttatatcgctttttcaaTTTAGATGAGATGATTATTATGGTATTTgatatacgtacgtacctacaACAAACAGGGCGGGGTAACGATAAGAAGATAATATGTTTAATTATGCGTGAGCTccaattacttgaaaaatttcgttaatgatctatgtacttacttaaggTGTTGTGTTTACGATAACAATTAACGTAGAAGTTGTCTGTTTCAGATTAATAGCAAATACAGCGAAGAATTAGCTCAAGAATGTTTAGAATGGATTCGAGAGATTACCGAAGAACCTATTCCAGTTTCCGGTgatatggataatttttacgcTGTTCTTAAAGATGGAACTTTATTATGCAGGTATAAATTTGAAGCGTTTATTCTCTTTTCGTTTCTCATAAATGCGTATTGCGTATTTAACTAAGTAACATCAACGACgatctaaaacaaaaaattagggagtatacctacttattacctatgtacttacttgatGGGTTAGAATCCATTCATGGGTATCAGactgttcatttttattgagaaaTGATTTGGTCAGTGAACAGATTTACTGCactgtacgagtacctatattgaATGGGATGGAGTATTATGTACCTAGTCAAATTTgatacatacgtacatatacgCAAGTAGTGTTTGAACCtagaaataattaaaatgataaaagttGAATAGCTGCGTTTCCTTACAGGCTAATGTGAATTCAGTTTTTGCGGATAAATTGTAatcttattttgaaatgttttcaacagACTGGTCAATTGCTTGAAACCGGGTTCAGTATCAAAGATCAATCAAACAACGATGGCTTTCAAATGTATGGAGAATATTAGTTCTTTCTTAAATGTGGCAGCTAACATGGGCGTTCCGGCGCAAGAAACATTCCAAACTGTAGATTTATGGGAAagacaaaatttaaattctgtCGTTACATGCCTACAGTCATTAGGAAGAAAGGTAATTTGTTCGGCTTAAAGTATTTTTTATGCTGTATTATTTTGTAGTATTCTTGAAGTCTTCCTTGATATGCATGCAATATGCATACCACTTGTACGATCTACTTTCGTGAAATTATACGAATGCATTATCAATGTCTTGGTTTCAGGCGCATAAATTCGGTAAACCGGGTATTGGACCAAAAGAAGCCGATAAAAACGTACGAGAATTCTCGGATGAACAATTAAAAGCTGGACAAACGATTATTAGTCTGCAGTACGGAAGTAACAAAGGAGCGAACCAAAGCGGcatcaattttggaaacaccAGACATATGTAATGATTTTCCAAGTTTATGATACTTTATTGCGTATATAATAAAGATATGTGAAAAAGCCAAATCATGAATtatgtacattttaaaattttgtatccATTTGCGAGTTTTCTATCGTGTAAAACAAACGTTTATTTGTTGTGAAATGTCTCTCCAGTAAAATTTACTTAATTAACAAATATTTTACGCATTACGTGTAAATAAGTAATTTATTGTGTAATAATAGAAATAATATATACGTTTATTACGAATGTATCTTCTTGCATATTTAACGCtactattttgataaaaacgaaTACCTAGTTCTAccgatttttgtgaaaatatttcaaaacctTATGTTcatattgttgaattttttcatcttttttttacgtatttcaaTAATAACGATTCTTTTAGTAGCGAATGaccttatattttttattccGTTCAttgattacaatttttattctgtCTTTTATCATACTGCGAAATGTTAGTCCTACTTACTTGTTAGTTGTTGGGACTTTGAACGAATGGTGGTTTATGGTGACGTTTAAATGTTTGATTTTCGACGGCGCTttgataaatcaatttttaaaattataaaataatcaaatcatAGTGCCATTGCATAACTTACTTGCAATGCGCAGCCTACAGAATGATTGTTGATTTATGGATATTTAAAATGATGCATTTCATGACGGTTTAGAGGTTATTGAATTCTTattctttgataatttcaatacctacgtttgttttgaaacattcatcgcacattattttcattattgttacctacctactcgctTGGAAGTTGTTCTTTTAGTTTTCCTTTCTTCTTTGATTACTGATTGATTTTGATACAATATACTGAATTAATATAATTTGcaaagcaaaataataaaaaatacaacttaGGCCTGaataaataatcgaataatttaTTATACTTAATGCGAATTGAATGTACAATTGATTCGTTCTCTTTAATTCTATAGAGTTTAGTAAGAAATGAATACGCTGTACAAATTTTAAACATATACCTATTGTTCTTGTTCCTTAGTTTCGTTATCAATTGAAGTAAGTTCTTGCAACTCGGTTGATATTTTTTGCAGTAAATTCGAAGCAGAATTGATAGTTTCTTTCAACGAGTAATATTCAGACACCGGTATGTTCGCTGAATCGAAATTCTCGTTGGAAAACTTCTTCatgatttcttcttttctttggATAGTTTTGTACACGTCCTTTAAATTATCATCTTGGCCAGAAATTTCACTCATTCGAAGCAATTCTTTTTGTATTTCATCTGAATTGAAACAGTAAAAACGCTTTGATGTATTTCAAATATCActtatttcattcaaaaatattaaggCTGTCATTGCTGTGTCATCACTGTCGTCTACTTACGCGCCAAGTTAACAGAAATTTCTTCGTTTCGCCGAATACGTTGCATCATTTCATTATATTCAGTGAGTATTTCTTCATAAACTTGCAAAATCGGCATTTTCCCGCAATCATACAAATATTTCTTCTTTAATCGATATTAAAtggaatgaaaattgttcaactaTTGTACTTAACCTTATTGTTATACTGTAGCAAATTCAAAAGAATTAACACTATCTATCTACTATCTAGGTACCAACACCAAGTACCGGTTCTGTTGTACTTGTTTCAATGGTAATGCatagaaaaaatctcaaacacaCCGCTTGCATGAAAGCAGGGTTACCAtcgattcaaatttcaagaaaaatcaatactatttttgaaattattttgaaatcattagCTGCTGCTGGTAGGCTGCTGGTGCATAGAAGACCGATTCCTAGAAACTAAATATACTTGAAGAGTCGTTTTGACTTTCGTTTGAAATTGATACGATATTGTTTTACTTTGCGTGAatgctttcaagtttcaaattttactcacGAACATCACAAACTCACACTcatctcaaaattctcaaatgaTAAAATCCCTActcaaatattattttaaagcgatagcaattttctaaaaatttgattcacttcACTTTTGAGAATTGATGAGTTGATGTTGAATGttgatgttgaaattgaatgcgctcatcaaattttgaactttgaagacaTGGTTCGTGAATACGTGAATAGCATGTTATGTGAACTGAAAATGTCTTTTGCCTAAAGTGATCTTTTGCCGATTGCCGATCATGAATGACTCTGTATTAATTTCGTCGGCTCGTCGCACTTGAACTTTTCCTTTTATCTGTAACATAGACTACTCTACTTGCAGTATTTTAcatgatgaaaataatatcgAGTACCGACTACCGAGTAGTACAGACTACAGAATACAGACATGAGACAATTGCGAAGTTATTTattaattcttaatttttttctgcgatGTTGTAGAGTAACATTAATTTCAAAGtgtgaaattttcttcgaaaaaaaaaaaaaaattcaaatcgagttttcaactgttttgaggtgaaaataaattcaaaacttggcgaaaaattccttcatttttcattaataatggTAACCCTGTTTCAAGTATTGATGAGTTGTAAAACCGTAATCAATTTGGTTGAATGGTTGATATCCCGTTCCCGTTTACCCGTTCGTTCTTCGTAGTGTTCGCTGTTCAGTATGAATTATTGTGAATAATAAGTATTGTAGTGGTAAAGAAATATCccaatattttcatattgtttTTGATTTACTGGTGATGATTTATTATATGCCCGAGCACTATCTGAATCATGGCtgggcaaaaatttcaatatgatgAAAGTGGCGGCACATTCTATTACTTCATCTTATCATTCTTAGCTCTTCTGCTTATTCCAAGCACTTACTATTGGTGGCCACGCGGagtaaaaataggtaataattacACCATATATTCAATCACAATGAAATAATGAGATTACTGTtattgtacaattgaaacacaTCAAAAAGTTGTGTCCGTGAAACGCATCAAAATGCGCCTTATATTTCCTAAATCGTGTCACCTCATTTGAGAAGTGTGTCATGAAATTTGCCAaacattttgcatattttttaatttttttcgtattttgtagACACAGAATCAGAAACATCTACTTGCCAATGTACCGGTTGCAAGAAGAAGAAACTTATCATCCAGAAAAATGAACcatggaaaatattcaaaaattacttcgtGTAAGTTCCCACTATTGTCTGACTAGCTATCAGTCAATATAATTCTAACGCTGTATTCGTTTCTGTGTTACAGAAAATTCTTGATCTTTGGCGGTTGGGCAATTCTATTATTCTTAGCGTACAAAGTATCGAAATTTGATTATGAATACTCAAATTTTGATCCGTATGAGATCCTTGGAGTCCCAATTGTAATAATATTAGATTACAGCGTTCAATATCACTTGAAAATAGTattaaaatgtgattttataATGTTGTAGAGTTCATCCGAAGCAACTATTAAAAAAGCTTATCGTAGACTTTCATTGATTCTGCATCCGGATAAAGAAACCGGAAACGAAAAAGCTTTTATGAAATTAACGAAAGGTTTGTTGTGAAGTCTCAGTCGAATTATTTTTATCGTTACTTATTACTTGATTTTGTTCGTGTTTATGTAATTAATAGCCTATCAGGCGTTGACTGATGACGAATCTCGTAAGAATTGGGAAAAGTATGGGAATCCTGATGGACCCGGAGCTATGAGTTTTGGTATAGCCTTACCATCGTGGATtgtagaaaaagaaaattctgtTTTGGTTGGTATCGTGAAAACATTTAATTTATTCGTGTCATTTCTTTAATGGCTTACaattcggtgatttttttttttttgttaaattaggTGCTTGGATTATACGCTTTAGTGTTCATGGTTGCGTTACCCGTAGCTGTTGGAATGTGGTGGTATAAATCCATCAGATATTCTGGTGACAAAGTAAATATTACCctaatgagtttattttatgtTATGTACAATAATTGATTAAAACCTATTCTTGTTCAGGTTTTACTGGATACTACAcgactttattattttttcttccataaaaCACCATCGATGCCCTTGAAAAGGGTAATCATGATCCTAGGAGCTTCCttagaatttgaaaagaaacataATAGCGACATTGTAGAGAGAGAATCAGATGAATTCGAAATGCCCAAAGTAATCTAATGTTTTTCTCAATGATGTGCTCATTTTTTCTCTCGTTatttactttaaaatatttattgtttTAGTTGATAAGTCAGCTACATAacttaggagaaaaaaatcgtgagCGTCCGTTGTATTATAAATATTCCTTGAAAGCTAGAGCATTAATTCACGCGCATTTATCAAGAATTCCATTAAATCCTGAAACCCTGGATTTAGATAGAATGgtagttatcaaaaaatgtccgCATTTGATACAAGAAATGATCAACTGCATAGCTCAGTTGATATTATTGGCGTACGCGCAACGAGGTAATTATTCatccaaaatttgctcaaaatgtaTTTGAGTTGAATTTAATTCATGATTTATTTTCACGTAGTTCCAAGACTGCTGAATATAGAAACATTGGAAAACTGTATGAAATTGTGTCCAATGGTCGTTCAAGCTTTATGGGAGTGCAAAAGCCCGCTATTACAATTACCTTATATTCAAGAAGAACATCTTAGACATTTTGTGATTAAAAAAGTAAGCTTTGTATATGTTTGTTTACGCACATTATTGTTATAATGACCTATGACTTGACTTGATTTGCTCGATTTTAGCGTCATATTAGAAATATCCAGCAGTTTGCTCAATTAAAACATGAAGATAAAAGATccatactgaaatttttaaaagatgagCAATTTGATAATGTCATGAAAGTTATAAGCAGGATGCCTCATATCGATTTTCAAGTGCGCTGCGAAGGTAATTTGCATAGTTATGAAACATCGACTGTTGATTTGCAGAATGTGTAATCTAGTACGCTTTAATTTACAGTAATCGACGATGAAGCTTCCACTGTCTTTACCGCTGGAGCTATAGTCACTGTCACTGTGGTTCTTAAGCGTAGAAATTTAAGCGATGTTTTTGGCGATGAAACATACAAAGATAAAAACATTATAGAGAATAACGAAAAAGAACAGCAACAGctgcagcaacaacaacaacaacaacaacaacagcagcagcaacaacaacaacaaccgcAGCAAGAGAGCAACGAAGTGAATTCTGAGAAACCAGAAAGCGAGCAACAACAGCAAGCTAATAAGGTGGTGTATTATTAGTGATAAAGCACGTCGATAGAAACACCAGACCTGCAAACATATTCGTTTATTGAATCATTACCTACTCTTAATAATTTTCAGGCCAATCCGAGGCCAGTTTGGCAAAAACGCCAATATAAAACGAAAAAAG is from Planococcus citri chromosome 1, ihPlaCitr1.1, whole genome shotgun sequence and encodes:
- the Chd64 gene encoding myophilin isoform X2; the encoded protein is MACNRAAKSGFAAEAQRKINSKYSEELAQECLEWIREITEEPIPVSGDMDNFYAVLKDGTLLCRLVNCLKPGSVSKINQTTMAFKCMENISSFLNVAANMGVPAQETFQTVDLWERQNLNSVVTCLQSLGRKAHKFGKPGIGPKEADKNVREFSDEQLKAGQTIISLQYGSNKGANQSGINFGNTRHM
- the Chd64 gene encoding myophilin isoform X1; protein product: MYSYVFSTYVGIVVVYVIGVPCSVPSTLLVDIGAGLVCFLSLAELDPSAELSRKSRWHAMFMAQFIGNGPRYINSKYSEELAQECLEWIREITEEPIPVSGDMDNFYAVLKDGTLLCRLVNCLKPGSVSKINQTTMAFKCMENISSFLNVAANMGVPAQETFQTVDLWERQNLNSVVTCLQSLGRKAHKFGKPGIGPKEADKNVREFSDEQLKAGQTIISLQYGSNKGANQSGINFGNTRHM
- the Sec63 gene encoding translocation protein SEC63 homolog translates to MAGQKFQYDESGGTFYYFILSFLALLLIPSTYYWWPRGVKIDTESETSTCQCTGCKKKKLIIQKNEPWKIFKNYFVKFLIFGGWAILLFLAYKVSKFDYEYSNFDPYEILGVPISSSEATIKKAYRRLSLILHPDKETGNEKAFMKLTKAYQALTDDESRKNWEKYGNPDGPGAMSFGIALPSWIVEKENSVLVLGLYALVFMVALPVAVGMWWYKSIRYSGDKVLLDTTRLYYFFFHKTPSMPLKRVIMILGASLEFEKKHNSDIVERESDEFEMPKLISQLHNLGEKNRERPLYYKYSLKARALIHAHLSRIPLNPETLDLDRMVVIKKCPHLIQEMINCIAQLILLAYAQRVPRLLNIETLENCMKLCPMVVQALWECKSPLLQLPYIQEEHLRHFVIKKRHIRNIQQFAQLKHEDKRSILKFLKDEQFDNVMKVISRMPHIDFQVRCEVIDDEASTVFTAGAIVTVTVVLKRRNLSDVFGDETYKDKNIIENNEKEQQQLQQQQQQQQQQQQQQQQQPQQESNEVNSEKPESEQQQQANKANPRPVWQKRQYKTKKGKKQQPTQKKQQTKSKAANKKLNWERKQKEKQEQEKENENSKPDKEEDEKDEGDEKSKEDRKNSDQEENSSSENESSSSDEEESGKSDNESAEEQKKLTNNKRSQENTKEDDDDNWEKFQSGINKKDRVLEGRSKQSHSVHCPYFPEDKQEYWWVYVSDRKSRTLLTPPYHVTELVDYDEIQLKFTAPRWPGVYTFAVCLRSDSYLGFDQMHDIKLDVKEAPEIPTEHPQWDISDEDDESKAEDNDEEISEFTTDEDVED